From a single Drosophila sulfurigaster albostrigata strain 15112-1811.04 chromosome 3, ASM2355843v2, whole genome shotgun sequence genomic region:
- the LOC133844664 gene encoding uncharacterized protein LOC133844664: protein MLHTLEKVFCLSLRTFGLVIGWLGAAGSSFMIILSACALGYSNEIADYMLRSAKIPINADNHADANSDVVLLGTIYLVSSLIGVLVSSLLIFGILKNRHLAILPWLIVNGTGLVLNVLYLIGAFYAMFVGPPENIIRFFVPLAYFALSYYISSGICSLYKQMSKSRRHQPLE, encoded by the exons ATGTTGCACACATTAGAAAAAGTGTTTTGCCTAAGCCTTCGAACCTTCGGTTTAGTTATTGGATGGTTAGGTGCGGCTGGATCCTCTTTTATGATAATTTTGTCGGCCTGTGCTTTAGGATATTCTAACGAAATCGCAGATTACATGCTGCGGTCGGCGAAAATTCCTATTAATGCGGATAACCATGCTGATGCCAATTCAG ATGTTGTCTTGCTTGGAACCATTTACTTAGTTTCTTCCCTCATTGGTGTCTTGGTTTCATCTTTGCTCATCTTCGGCATACTGAAG AATCGCCATCTGGCAATTTTGCCCTGGTTGATCGTTAATGGCACAGGCTTGGTGCTGAACGTTTTATACTTAATAGGCGCATTCTATGCCATGTTTGTAGGTCCACCCGAGAATATTATAAGGTTCTTCGTACCATTAGCATATTTCG CTCTTTCCTACTACATATCCAGTGGGATATGCTCTCTGTACAAACAAATGAGTAAGAGTCGCCGACACCAACCTCTGGAGTAG
- the LOC133842042 gene encoding uncharacterized protein LOC133842042 — protein sequence MVHTLEKVCCLSLRTFGLVIGWLGAIGSIAGVILSACALRYSNEIADYLLREAHTSITANTHADARSEVVLLGTIYLGSSLINGVVSSLLVFGILKNRYVTILPWLVINFIGLALNILYILFLFVVYAIYQGPIDIVIKFFVGLAYFALYYYVFCGICSLYKQMYKSIRHQPLV from the exons ATGGTGCACACATTAGAAAAAGTATGTTGCCTGAGCCTTCGAACCTTCGGTTTAGTTATCGGCTGGTTAGGTGCGATTGGATCCATTGCTGGTGTTATTTTGTCGGCTTGTGCTTTGCGATACTCCAATGAAATCGCAGATTACCTGCTCAGGGAAGCGCACACTTCTATTACTGCGAATACACATGCTGATGCCCGTTCAG AGGTTGTCTTGCTTGGAACCATTTACTTAGGTTCTTCTCTAATTAATGGTGTCGTATCATCTTTGCTCGTCTTCGGCATACTAAAG AATCGCTATGTGACGATTTTGCCATGGCTGGTTATTAATTTCATAGGCTTGGCGCtgaacattttatatatattatttttattcgtgGTATATGCCATCTATCAAGGTCCAATTGACATTGTTATAAAGTTCTTCGTCGGACTAGCGTATTTCG CTCTTTACTATTACGTATTCTGCGGGATATGCTCTCTGTACAAACAAATGTATAAGAGTATCCGACACCAACCCCTGGTGTAG
- the LOC133844011 gene encoding uncharacterized protein LOC133844011: MVKLLDKVCCMSLRTAGLVIGWLNEVGCAIAFIVFACVIGNSDTVADYLLRMWHIPITKNSHAEVNSSVVLFGSIYIVAALISAVLSGLLIWGIKKNRPSMILPWVIVNGIGIVGKILNLLGAIYGLFAGATGGIERFFLSLFAFVIYFYVFWGIFSLYKHMQIHKITGHSL, translated from the exons ATGGTGAAATTACTAGATAAAGTATGTTGCATGAGTCTTCGCACTGCTGGTTTAGTTATAGGATGGCTTAATGAGGTGGGATGCGCAATAgcttttattgtatttgccTGTGTAATAGGCAATTCTGATACAGTCGCTGATTACCTCTTGCGGATGTGGCATATTCCTATTACTAAGAATTCACATGCTGAAGTTAATTCAa GTGTTGTCCTGTTCGGCAGCATTTACATAGTTGCGGCGTTAATCAGTGCTGTGCTATCAGGTTTGCTCATCTGGGGTATTAAAAAG AATCGCCCTTCCATGATTTTGCCCTGGGTGATCGTGAATGGTATTGGCATAGTtggtaaaattttaaatttattgggTGCCATATATGGCTTGTTCGCAG GTGCAACCGGCGGTATTGAAAGGTTCTTTTTATCATTGTTCGCATTCG TCATTTACTTCTATGTATTTTGGGGTATCTTCTCACTGTACAAGCATATGCAAATACACAAGATTACTGGACACTCTCTGTAG
- the LOC133845328 gene encoding uncharacterized protein LOC133845328 isoform X1, translating to MAFLYLTLSRRISLLLLLMAAAPMRLGVIAVMAAEAQVEADADASRALAAWNWPMEMAKTSYRHLVDSGSPLPKIEAEEMAPEFENELAQPFNFPPFPMPLNRRWRLWRQRYNKHLKELQVQQRWLGDLQSPAIVSTSKLKRNHQLFPANEDDANANDEKATEQHEMKREPSDYRGPLYRPSISAGVMTNLGDFFKQLKANVHFAEHSHQLGEGESQLLEGLHPYPLEPPSDTADDADYDSGQPPDRNSNKLLQSVRSYRPSQKIRSLVSRNPNGYRGSQFIDPSYMWLGLGK from the exons ATGGCGTTTCTATATCTGACTTTAAGTCGGCGCATTTCACTGCTATTACTGTTGATGGCAG CCGCACCAATGCGCCTGGGGGTCATCGCAGTGATGGCGGCCGAAGCTCAGGTGGaggcggatgcggatgcgtcGAGGGCGCTGGCTGCCTGGAACTGGCCaatggaaatggcaaaaaCCTCATACCGTCATTTGGTAGACAGCGGAAGCCCTTTGCCGAAAATTGAAGCTGAGGAAATGGCTCCCGAATTTGAGAATGAGTTGGCGCAACCATTTAATTTCCCACCGTTTCCGATGCCCTTGAACCGACGCTGGCGCCTTTGGCGACAACGGTACAACAAGCATCTGAAGGAGTTGCAGGTGCAACAGAGATGGTTGGGCGACCTGCAATCTCCGGCCATTGTCTCCACATCGAAACTAAAACGTAACCACCAATTATTCCCAGCAAATGAAGATGATGCAAATGCCAATGACGAAAAGGCCACAGAGCAGCACGAAATGAAACGCGAACCGTCCGACTACAGAGGACCACTTTATAGGCCCTCTATCAGTGCTG GAGTCATGACCAATCTAGGTGACTTCTTCAAGCAGCTCAAGGCGAACGTGCACTTTGCCGAACATTCACATCAGCTCGGCGAGGGTGAATCTCAGCTACTCGAGGGTCTGCATCCGTATCCCTTGGAGCCGCCAAGCGATACAGCCGATGATGCCGATTATGATTCTGGGCAGCCGCCAGATCGCAACTCAAACAAATTACTGCAGTCTGTGCGGAGCTATCGACCCTCGCAAAAGATTCGATCGCTGGTGTCCCGCAATCCGAATGGGTATCGGGGTTCCCAATTCATTGACCCCAGCTACATGTGGCTGGGTTTGGGTAAATGA
- the LOC133845328 gene encoding uncharacterized protein LOC133845328 isoform X2, with translation MAFLYLTLSRRISLLLLLMAAAPMRLGVIAVMAAEAQVEADADASRALAAWNWPMEMAKTSYRHLVDSGSPLPKIEAEEMAPEFENELAQPFNFPPFPMPLNRRWRLWRQRYNKHLKELQVQQRWLGDLQSPAIVSTSKLKRNHQLFPANEDDANANDEKATEQHEMKREPSDYRGPLYRPSISAVMTNLGDFFKQLKANVHFAEHSHQLGEGESQLLEGLHPYPLEPPSDTADDADYDSGQPPDRNSNKLLQSVRSYRPSQKIRSLVSRNPNGYRGSQFIDPSYMWLGLGK, from the exons ATGGCGTTTCTATATCTGACTTTAAGTCGGCGCATTTCACTGCTATTACTGTTGATGGCAG CCGCACCAATGCGCCTGGGGGTCATCGCAGTGATGGCGGCCGAAGCTCAGGTGGaggcggatgcggatgcgtcGAGGGCGCTGGCTGCCTGGAACTGGCCaatggaaatggcaaaaaCCTCATACCGTCATTTGGTAGACAGCGGAAGCCCTTTGCCGAAAATTGAAGCTGAGGAAATGGCTCCCGAATTTGAGAATGAGTTGGCGCAACCATTTAATTTCCCACCGTTTCCGATGCCCTTGAACCGACGCTGGCGCCTTTGGCGACAACGGTACAACAAGCATCTGAAGGAGTTGCAGGTGCAACAGAGATGGTTGGGCGACCTGCAATCTCCGGCCATTGTCTCCACATCGAAACTAAAACGTAACCACCAATTATTCCCAGCAAATGAAGATGATGCAAATGCCAATGACGAAAAGGCCACAGAGCAGCACGAAATGAAACGCGAACCGTCCGACTACAGAGGACCACTTTATAGGCCCTCTATCAGTGCTG TCATGACCAATCTAGGTGACTTCTTCAAGCAGCTCAAGGCGAACGTGCACTTTGCCGAACATTCACATCAGCTCGGCGAGGGTGAATCTCAGCTACTCGAGGGTCTGCATCCGTATCCCTTGGAGCCGCCAAGCGATACAGCCGATGATGCCGATTATGATTCTGGGCAGCCGCCAGATCGCAACTCAAACAAATTACTGCAGTCTGTGCGGAGCTATCGACCCTCGCAAAAGATTCGATCGCTGGTGTCCCGCAATCCGAATGGGTATCGGGGTTCCCAATTCATTGACCCCAGCTACATGTGGCTGGGTTTGGGTAAATGA
- the LOC133845980 gene encoding kelch-like protein 17: MFLPVKSNHSAEASGNNEDVTTTSNNSTQTPSDLSPPGPNEEVLPQAHHQNPGHCIASFAAINQMRTNAQLCDVRLEVGGDTINAHRVVLASVSPYFYAMFNDDMLERTQGLVRLHDVDSAALRQLIDYTYTGEITITEQNVQVLLPASGLLQMHSVRDACCKFLLRQLHPSNCLGIRSFADAHSCKELHTRSHKYALQNFQQVVGTEEFLLLPFEEVKELISNSQLNISSEEKVFLGVLSWVKHDLGKRRLHIAELMSHVRLPLVSRDFLMSCVESETLMRDDSECKELLLEAMKYHLLPEQRSLMGSQRTQERRPEGMKPYVFAVGGGSLFAIHNECEVYNPRCNSWSPVAPMLWRRSRSGVTSLHKQLYVVGGYDGVSDLATAESYNPLTNKWINITPMGTKRSCLGICSYDGLIFVCGGYDGASCLSSMERYDPLTGIWSSCPAMSTRRRYCRLAVLENQIYSLGGFDSTNYQSSVERFDPRVGRWQPVPSMTARRSSCGVASTDGHLYCIGGNDGTMCMSSGERFNLRRNCWEPIAAMHSRRSTHEVVEVEGVLFALGGNDGSSSLNSVERYDPRLNKWSVVNAMVARRSSVGAAVLDCFHLERGLVQTTNL, encoded by the exons ATGTTTCTGCCCGTCAAATCGAATCA CTCCGCCGAGGCGAGTGGCAACAACGAGGATGTTaccaccaccagcaacaaTTCAACACAGACGCCCAGCGATCTGAGCCCACCGGGACCCAATGAGGAAGTCTTGCCACAGGCCCATCATCAGAATCCAGGACACTGCATCGCCTCCTTTGCAGCCATCAATCAGATGCGCACAAACGCACAG TTGTGCGATGTGCGCCTCGAGGTTGGTGGCGACACCATCAATGCACATCGTGTGGTGTTGGCCTCCGTCTCGCCCTATTTCTACGCCATGTTCAACG ATGATATGCTGGAGCGTACCCAGGGATTGGTGCGACTGCACGATGTGGACAGCGCTGCACTAAGACAGCTCATCGATTACACGTACACGGGAGAGATTACGATAACGGAGCAGAATGTGCAGGTGCTGTTGCCTGCCTCGGGACTGCTGCAGATGCATTCGGTGCGCGATGCGTGCTGCAAGTTTctgctgcggcagctgcaTCCCTCGAACTGTCTCGGGATTAGGAGCTTTGCGGATGCGCATTCGTGCAAGGAGCTGCACACGAGATCTCACAAATATGCGCTGCAAAACTTTCAGCAGGTTGTGGGGACCGAGGAgttcttgctgttgcctttCGAGGAGGTCAAGGAACTCATTTCGAACAGTCAGCTGAACATTAGTTCCGAGGAGAAAGTATTTCTGGGCGTGCTCAGTTGGGTGAAGCACGATCTTGGCAAGCGCCGCCTGCACATTGCCGAGCTGATGTCGCATGTCCGGTTGCCGCTTGTCAGCCGTGACTTCTTAATGAGCTGCGTAGAGTCGGAGACGTTGATGCGCGACGACTCCGAGTGCAAGGAACTGCTGCTGGAGGCCATGAAGTATCATCTGCTGCCCGAGCAGCGCAGTCTGATGGGCAGCCAGCGCACCCAAGAGCGACGTCCCGAGGGCATGAAGCCATACGTCTTTGCCGTGGGCGGTGGCAGCTTGTTTGCCATCCACAACGAGTGCGAGGTCTACAATCCGCGCTGCAATAGCTGGTCACCGGTGGCGCCCATGTTGTGGCGTCGCTCCCGCTCCGGCGTCACATCCCTGCACAAGCAACTGTACGTGGTGGGTGGCTACGATGGCGTCAGTGATCTGGCCACTGCCGAGAGCTACAATCCGTTGACCAACAAGTGGATCAACATTACGCCCATGGGCACAAAGCGCAGCTGCCTGGGCATCTGCTCCTACGACGGGCTGATCTTTGTCTGTGGCGGTTACGATGGCGCATCCTGTCTCAGCAGCATGGAACGCTACGATCCGCTGACAGGCATCTGGAGCTCCTGCCCAGCGATGAGCACGAGACGTCGCTACTGTCGTCTTGCTGTGTTGGAGAATCAAATCTACAGTTTGGGTGGCTTCGATTCCACCAACTATCAGTCGAGCGTGGAGCGCTTTGATCCGCGTGTGGGTCGCTGGCAGCCTGTGCCCAGCATGACGGCCAGACGCAGCAGCTGTGGCGTCGCCTCCACCGATGGACATCTCTACTGCATTGGCGGCAACGATGGCACAATGTGTATGTCCAGCGGCGAACGCTTTAATCTGCGGCGAAACTGCTGGGAACCGATTGCAGCGATGCACTCGCGAAG ATCCACGCACGAGGTGGTCGAAGTGGAGGGCGTTCTCTTTGCCTTGGGCGGCAACGATGGCAGTTCGTCGCTCAACTCCGTCGAACGCTACGATCCGCGTCTGAACAAATGGAGTGTGGTCAATGCGATGGTGGCCAGACGCAGCTCCGTTGGCGCTGCTGTGCTCGACTGCTTCCATCTGGAGCGCGGACTGGTGCAGACGACGAACTTATGA
- the LOC133842341 gene encoding uncharacterized protein LOC133842341, which translates to MVKLLEKVCCMRLRTAGFVIGWLGVLGAVIGFLSSACVIASPDALLDHIRRYYDNVYNIRLNADTQASIRKDIVLISSIYLAADIIAGLISGLLIHGIKKNRYLMILPWLILNGIGLICSFLYLLVATYLVFQGTLETTIIFIASILFFVLYYYIYWGIYSLYKHIQIHKITGHTI; encoded by the exons ATGGTGAAGTTACTGGAAAAAGTATGTTGCATGCGTCTTCGCACTGCTGGTTTTGTTATCGGCTGGCTCGGTGTGTTGGGAGCCGTTATAGGATTCCTTAGCTCAGCCTGTGTAATAGCATCTCCTGATGCACTCCTTGATCATATTCGGCGATATTATGATAATGTGTATAATATTCGTCTTAATGCGGATACCCAGGCTAGCATTCGTAAAG ATATTGTCCTGATCAGCAGTATCTACTTAGCTGCTGATATAATCGCTGGTTTGATTTCAGGTTTGCTCATTCACGGTATAAAGAAG aATCGCTATTTGATGATTTTGCCGTGGTTAATTCTCAACGGCATAGGATTGATTTGtagttttctatatttattagttgCCACATATTTGGTGTTCCAGGGTACATTGGAGActactataatttttattgcatcgATATTGTTCTTCG TTCTTTATTACTACATTTATTGGGGCATCTACTCACTGTATAAACATATTCAAATACACAAGATTACTGGACACACGATCTAg